In a single window of the Gadus chalcogrammus isolate NIFS_2021 chromosome 20, NIFS_Gcha_1.0, whole genome shotgun sequence genome:
- the galnt3 gene encoding polypeptide N-acetylgalactosaminyltransferase 3, which yields MPGLRRVLRRWLRPVKVVLLALVFVTVLFLMQWEVGRPAQVPGAPPPPTSAGGQGSVLGRVLGAVHQLLPDLQIRAPERRRGPGGRGCPPGRYGAAELRPALERPPQDPRAPGASGGAFLTDSLTPAQQQEKQRGEEKHCFNLYASDRISLSRGLGPDTRPPECLEQTFARCPPLPTTSVIIVFHNEAWSTLMRTVFSVLHTAPARLLKEVILVDDASVDEALQGGLDAFLKPLGQVRVVRQRERKGLITARLLGASVATGDTLTFLDAHCECFSGWLEPLLARIAENYTAVVSPDITTIDLNTFEFMKPSPYGQNHNRGNFDWGLSFGWESLPEHEKQRRKDETYPIRTPTFAGGLFSISKEYFYHIGSYDEEMEIWGGENIEMSFRVWQCGGQLEILPCSVVGHVFRNKSPHSFPKGTQVIARNQVRLAEVWMDEYKEIFYRRNQQAGQLAIQGAFGDVSRRVQLRQRLQCKTFTWFLNTVYPEVFMPDLHPPQFGSVRSEGKEACLDAGEDNEGGKQLIMYPCHGLGGNQYFEYSSHQEIRHNIQKELCLHGKDGLVKLEDCQYKGKHTLVGAEQEWELKDNHLFYLRGADMCLSAGSGQPALAGCDASDRSQLWTFI from the exons ATGCCTGGGCTCCGCAGGGTGCTGCGGCGGTGGCTCCGCCCTGTGAAGGTGGTGCTGTTGGCGCTGGTGTTTGTGACGGTGCTGTTCCTGATGCAGTGGGAGGTGGGGCGCCCGGCCCAGGTCCCGGGcgccccacctccccccacctcgGCGGGGGGGCAGGGCTCTGTGCTGGGCCGGGTCCTGGGCGCCGTCCACCAGCTGCTCCCCGACCTGCAGATCCGGGCCCCAGAGCGTCGGCGGGGcccaggggggaggggctgtccCCCGGGCCGCTACGGCGCCGCCGAGCTGCGCCCCGCCCTGGAgcgccccccccaggacccgcGGGCCCCGGGGGCCTCGGGGGGGGCCTTCCTCACAGACTCCCTGACCCCCGCGCAGCAGCAGGAGAAGCAGCGCGGCGAGGAGAAGCACTGCTTCAACCTGTACGCCAGCGACCGCATCTCCCTGAGCCGCGGCCTGGGGCCCGACACCAGACCCCCAGA GTGCCTGGAGCAGACGTTCGCCCGCTGCCCGCCGCTGCCGACCACCAGCGTCATCATCGTGTTCCACAACGAGGCCTGGAGCACGCTGATGAGGACGGTGTTCAGCGTGCTGCACACGGCCCCCGCCCGGCTGCTCAAGGAGGTCATCCTGGTGGACGACGCTAGCGTGGACG AGGCGCTGCAGGGCGGCCTGGACGCGTTCCTCAAGCCGCTGGGCCAGGTCCGCGTGGTGCGCCAGCGAGAGCGGAAAGGTCTGATCACAGCGCGCCTGCTGGGGGCCTCGGTGGCCACTGGGGACACCCTCACCTTCCTGGATGCTCACT GCGAGTGCTTCAGCGGCTGGCTGGAGCCGCTGCTGGCCAGGATAGCGGAGAACTACACAGCAGTGGTGAGCCCCGACATCACCACCATCGACCTCAACACCTTCGAGTTCATGAAGCCATCGCCCTACGGCCAGAACCACAACCGGGGCAACTTCGACTGGGGCTTGTCCTTCGGCTGGGAGAGCCTACCGGAGCACGAGAAGCAGAGGAGGAAAGATGAGACCTACCCCATCAG GACCCCTACGTTTGCTGGAGGCCTCTTTTCAATCTCTAAAGAATATTTCTATCACATCGGCAGCTACGACGAGGAGATGGAGATCTGGGGCGGCGAGAACATCGAGATGTCCTttagg gtgtggcAGTGTGGTGGGCAGCTGGAGATCCTGCCCTGCTCGGTCGTTGGTCACGTGTTCCGCAACAAGAGCCCCCACTCCTTCCCAAAGGGCACCCAGGTGATCGCCCGCAACCAGGTGAGGCTGGCCGAGGTCTGGATGGACGAGTACAAGGAGATCTTCTACCGCCGCAACCAGCAGGCGGGACAGCTGGCCATACAG GGGGCCTTCGGAGATGTCTCGCGGCGGGTGCAGCTCCGTCAACGGCTCCAGTGTAAGACCTTCACGTGGTTCCTGAATACCGTCTACCCGGAGGTCTTCATGCCAGACCTTCATCCTCCACAGTTCGGCTCg GTCAGGAGCGAGGGGAAGGAGGCGTGCCTGGACGCAGGCGAGGACAACGAGGGCGGGAAGCAGCTCATCATGTACCCCTGCCACGGGCTGGGAGGAAACCAG TATTTTGAGTACTCCTCACACCAAGAGATTCGCCACAACATTCAGAAGGAGCTGTGTTTGCACGGGAAAGATGGACTGGTGAAACTGGAGGATTGCCAATACAAAGGCAAGCACACGTTGGTGGGCGCAGAGCAGGAGTGGGAGCTGAAAGAT AACCACCTGTTCTACCTCCGAGGGGCCGACATGTGCCTCAGTGCTGGGAGCGGCCAGCCGGCGCTGGCGGGCTGCGATGCCTCGGACCGCTCACAGCTCTGGACCTTCATATGA
- the csrnp3 gene encoding uncharacterized protein csrnp3: MSGRVNPNPMSGRVNPNPMRGVLKRRLEEVEASPSPRSSIRESDEELSSESDDSADSLNPSALGPVVPDSVLKRGKRRRTRRVHFENVTVYYFGRRQGFTSVPSQGGSTLGMSSTHSWVRQYSLGEFALEQERLHRDMLRNHLKEERVNSIKHKLSQGGWGGSEEAQALAAEDISDEDLDSTEVDEYFFLQPLTTKKRRALLRSSGVKKIAVEEKHELRAVRTSREDCGCDCRAFCDPETCACSAAGIKCQVDRLAFPCGCTQEGCSNTAGRLEFSPLRVRTHFLHTIMKLELEKSREQQQQPPTGNGYHGENGMGSGSARVQSQHGLEYGQSDALPQGPLMHLQTPREMDQHLEDEEEEEEDDEDEEEENEEDEEDEVDSSSVCSEISDSSTQSLANSDSEEDEDNQDDEDEEKGVIFKSRAIPHVSPPTTALGSTEDSGAQDMNGNRCLPDSSPGEVQLESSSSTMAPSSACQHPDPPERERPTSQDPLGRVHTLGGVHTLGRVNTLGGVHTLGGVHTLGGVHTLGGVNTLSGVNTLSGVNTLSGVHTLGGVNTLGGVNTLSGVHTLGRVNTLGGVHTLGGVHTLGGVHTLGGVHTLGGVHTLGGVHTLGGVNTLGRVNKLGGVHTLGGVNTLDGVNTLDGVNTLGEVHTLDGVNTLGGVNTLDEVNTLGGVHTLGGVHTLGGVHTLGGVNTLGGVNTLGRVNKLGGVHTLGGVNTLDGVNTLGGVNTLGEVHTLDGVNTLGGVNTLDEVNTLGGVNTLGGVHTLGGVHTLGGVNTLGGVHTQDRQQASSRGLALERYMAGPQPPLPPSPP; the protein is encoded by the exons ATGAGTGgcagggttaaccctaaccctatgagtggcagggttaaccctaaccctatgaggGGCGTTCTGAAGAGGaggttggaggaggtggaggcgtcCCCATCCCCCCGCTCCTCCATCAGGGAGTCCGATGAGGAGCTGTCCTCGGAGAGCGACGACAGCGCTGACAGCCTGAACCCGTCCGCCTTGGGACCCGTCGTCC CTGACTCTGTATTGAAGAGGGGGAAACGCCGCCGCACCAGAAGGGTCCATTTTGAGAATGTAACAGTGTACTACTTTGGCCGCAGGCAGGGGTTCACCAGCGTTCCCAGTCAGGGGGGCAGCACGCTGGGTATGTCCAGCACACACAGCTGGGTGAGGCAGTACTCGCTGGGGGAGTTCGCCCTGGAACAAGAGAGACTACATCGGGACATGCTCCGGAACCacctgaaggaggagagggtcaACTCAATCAAACACAAG CTGAGCCAGGGCGGCTGGGGGGGGTCGGAGGAGGCCCAGGCGCTGGCGGCGGAGGACATCTCAGATGAGGACCTGGACAGCACGGAGGTGGACGAGTACTTCTTCCTGCAGCCCTTGACCACCAAGAAGAGGAGGGCTCTGCTGCGCTCCTCAGGGGTCAAGAAGATCGCCGTGGAGGAGAAGCACGAGCTGCGGGCCGTCCGCACATCGCGGGAGGACTGCGGCTGCGACTGCAGGGCGTTCTGCGACCCTGAGACCTGCGCATGCAGCGCGGCCGGGATCAAGTGCCAG GTGGACCGCCTGGCCTTCCCCTGCGGCTGCACCCAGGAGGGCTGCAGCAACACCGCCGGCCGGCTGGAGTTCAGCCCCCTCCGGGTGCGGACCCACTTCCTGCACACCATTATGAAGCTGGAACTGGAGAAGAGccgtgagcagcagcagcagcctcccaCTGGCAACGGTTACCACGGTGAGAACGGAATGGGCAGCGGCAGCGCCCGGGTCCAGTCTCAGCACGGCCTGGAGTACGGCCAGTCGGACGCCCTTCCCCAGGGCCCCCTCATGCACCTGCAGACCCCCAGAGAGATGGACCAGCAcctggaggatgaagaggaggaggaggaggatgatgaagacgaggaggaggagaatgaggaagatgaggaggacgaAGTGGACAGCAGCAGTGTGTGCAGTGAAATCTCCGACTCCAGCACACAGAGCTTGGCTAACAGTGActctgaggaggatgaggacaaccaggatgatgaagatgaagaaaagGGGGTGATCTTCAAGAGCAGGGCCATACCCCATGTGTCCCCGCCGACCACCGCCTTGGGCTCCACAGAGGACTCTGGCGCTCAAGACATGAACGGGAATAGGTGCTTGCCAGACTCGTCCCCTGGAGAGGTTCAGTTGGAGAGCTCCAGCAGCACAATGGCCCCCAGCTCAGCCTGCCAACACCCTGACCCCCCGGAGAGAGAGCGCCCCACCTCCCAGGACCCACTGGGCAGAGTCCACACGCTGGGCGGAGTCCACACACTGGGCAGAGTCAACACACTGGGCGGAGTCCACACGCTGGGCGGAGTCCACACGCTGGGAGGAGTCCACACGCTGGGCGGAGTCAACACGCTGAGCGGAGTCAACACGCTGAGCGGAGTCAACACGCTGAGCGGAGTCCACACGCTGGGCGGAGTCAACACGCTGGGCGGAGTCAACACGCTGAGCGGAGTCCACACGCTGGGCAGAGTCAACACACTGGGCGGAGTCCACACGCTGGGCGGAGTCCACACACTGGGCGGAGTCCACACGCTGGGCGGAGTCCACACGCTGGGCGGAGTCCACACACTGGGTGGAGTCCACACACTGGGCGGggtcaacacactgggcagaGTCAACAAACTGGGCGGAGTCCACACACTGGGCGGAGTCAACACACTGGATGGAGTCAACACACTGGACGGAGTCAACACGCTGGGTGAAGTCCACACACTGGACGGAGTCAACACACTGGGCGGAGTCAACACACTGGACGAAGTCAACACACTGGGCGGAGTCCACACGCTGGGCGGAGTCCACACGCTGGGCGGAGTCCACACGCTGGGCGGAGTCAACACACTGGGGGGggtcaacacactgggcagaGTCAACAAACTGGGCGGAGTCCACACACTGGGCGGAGTCAACACACTGGATGGAGTCAACACACTGGGCGGAGTCAACACGCTGGGTGAAGTCCACACACTGGACGGAGTCAACACACTGGGCGGAGTCAACACACTGGACGAAGTCAACACACTGGGCGGAGTCAACACGCTGGGCGGAGTCCACACGCTGGGCGGAGTCCACACGCTGGGCGGAGTCAACACGCTGGGCGGAGTCCACACCCAGGACAGGCAGCAGGCCTCGTCCCGTGGGCTAGCGCTGGAGCGCTACATGGCTGgtccccagccccccctgccccccagccccccctga